From Amphiura filiformis unplaced genomic scaffold, Afil_fr2py scaffold_23, whole genome shotgun sequence, a single genomic window includes:
- the LOC140143568 gene encoding uncharacterized protein: MAIKNASQAYDSSKIKYTIKRPPTEYITKLLSLVLENNTFRCADFNYKHKIGLAMGSPVSCSLANISLHPLECAFLKKAKNITCFYRYLDDIILISSGTRDDLDQNIKDLNLLHPDLKFTADISESGINFLDLHIYKGKNFHETGKLDTKVFTKPCDTFQYIQPSSSHPPATFKGFIHGEFLRFIRIISEEEEFHKQCALFKDRLLKRGYSEDFINNIQQSVLYENRQTILINTGNKRKNQQLDFPLVFTTTYTSHLTAKQLKNALLKNWNLISGNQDLHNTFPSPPLIAFRRSKNLQDILVSAKLPSDGNLEILLDLLTDHSSEESIV; this comes from the coding sequence ATGGCCATTAAAAATGCATCCCAGGCCTATGATTCTTCCAAAATCAAATACACCATCAAGAGACCACCAACGGAATATATCACCAAACTTCTTTCATTGGTTCTTGAAAACAACACCTTCAGATGTGCCGACTTCAATTATAAGCATAAAATTGGACTGGCCATGGGCAGTCCAGTTAGCTGCTCTCTCGCCAACATATCACTCCATCCTCTCGAATGCGCTTTCCTGAAGAAAGCAAAAAATATCACCTGTTTCTATAGATATCTAGATGACATCATCTTAATTTCATCTGGCACCAGAGATGATCTTGACCAAAACATCAAGGATCTTAACCTCTTACATCCAGACCTTAAATTTACAGCTGATATTTCGGAGTCCGGAATCAACTTTCTTGATCTCCATATCTACAAGGGCAAAAACTTCCATGAGACTGGCAAACTTGACACAAAAGTTTTCACAAAACCTTGTGATACTTTCCAATATATACAACCATCTTCCTCTCACCCTCCTGCAACCTTTAAAGGTTTCATCCATGGTGAATTTTTAAGATTCATTAGGATCATCAGTGAAGAAGAGGAATTCCACAAACAATGCGCCCTCTTCAAGGATAGACTCCTTAAGAGGGGCTATTCAGAGGACTTCATCAATAATATTCAACAATCAGTCTTATACGAAAATAGACAAACAATCCTTATTAATACAGGTAACAAACGCAAAAATCAGCAACTAGATTTTCCACTGGTCTTTACAACAACCTACACATCACATCTCACTGCCAAGCAACTTAAGAATGCACTCCTCAAGAACTGGAATCTTATATCAGGTAACCAGGATCTTCATAACACATTCCCATCACCACCCCTGATAGCTTTCCGACGCTCTAAAAACCTACAAGACATACTTGTCTCAGCGAAACTACCTAGTGACGGTAATTTGGAGATCCTGTTGGATCTCCTCACAGACCATTCGTCTGAAGAATCCATTGTTTAA